The nucleotide sequence TGCGTGGTCCCGATAAAATTTTGGAAGATGATGCTAAGAAGCTTATTATGAAACTTCCTAGACTTATCCCTGGTAAACAACGTGGTAAACCTACACCAGTTACCTTTGCTTACCCTATCAACTACAAATTACAAAACAACTAAAAAACAAAAGCCAATAGTAAAATGCTATTGGCTTTTTTATTTAACGTCAGTTCGATATATACAATACTGATTTACAGCTGTGTTTACATTGTAATCTGTGAAATCTAATAGCGAAGCTAGTCATCCGTGGATTTTTGTTCCATAATATTAAAATCTATTTGTGTTTAAATCCGTGCAATCTGTGTAATCTGTGCGAGACTTTCAGGCAACTTGTTGCCTATTTGTTTGATTTGTGAAGATTTATAAGATTTCTGTAGCGTAAGCCACACTTTTCTTACGTCGAACTCATATCATTTAATAATTCTACATTATTGTTAAGCAAAAATGATTTGCATTTGTTTGTAGAGTCAAAGTCTTCAATAACTGAATATGTAAGGCAATTCGCGATTCTTAAGGTAATCAGTCTTAATCTTAACTTTTAACTAATCGCTCCACAAGGCTTCTATCATTCGCCAATCGCTGTATTTTATTCTGTCCGCCGAGTTTTCCTTGCGACTTCATATAAGAAGCAAAACCGCTTTCGGGAACTTCGGTAATTTTGAGTGGTTGGAGTACTTTACCTTGTATGAGGTCGTAGTAGTACATATTCTGTTTTTGTAACGCCTCATCTATCACTTGGGCAAAGCGTTTCATATCAGTAGGTTTTTGCTCAAATTCTACAAACCACTCGTGATAAGGCAATTCACCTCCTACCGGATTTACCTGAGGAGCGACCGTAAATTCTGTGATACGCGCTCCTGTAGCCTCTAACCCCTCGCGCATTGCCTCTTCCACTTCTTTGCCAATCACGTGTTCGCCAAAAGCCGAAATAAAATGCTTAATGCGCCCTGTAACTACGATGCGGTAAGGCGCAAGCGAAGTAAATTGCACCGTGTCGCCTATGTTGTAACCCCAAAGGCCGGCATTGGTAGAAATAATGAGTACATAGTTCACCCCCAATTGTACGTCCTGCAAAGCCACTCGTTTGGGAGCATCACTGAAGAAAGTATCAGCTTCTACAAACTCGTAAAAAATACCCGAATTGAGCAATAAGAGCATTCCTTTCTCTGTCTGACTATCTTGATAGGCAAAGAATCCCTCGCTGGCGGGATAGAGTTCTATGCTATCCACTTTGCGCCCGATGAGGTGCTCAAATTGTTGGCGATAAGGCTCGTAGTTCACCCCTCCATAAATAAACAAGTTGAAATTAGGAAACAGTTTTCCTACTTTAATACCAGAGCGCGTGTACAATCGCTCGAAGTACATCAGCACCCACGAAGGTATCCCGCTGATGAGAGTCATATTTTCAGAAAAAGTTTCGGTAACAATCGCTTCTACTTTGGTCTCCCAATCTTCTATACAGTTGGTTTTATACGAAGGCATACGATTGCGCTGCAAATAAGCAGGCACATAGTGTGCCACGATGCCCGAAAGTCGTCCTGTTTTAATGCCGTTTTTTTCACCTAAAATAGGACTTCCTTGCAAGAAAATCATCTTTCCTTCTACAAAATCGGCTTTTTTAGTCTCGTGTATATAACATAAAATCGCATCACGTGCTGCCTGAATATGGAAGGGCATCGAGTCTTTGGTAATAGGGATATACTTCGCCCCGCTGGTAGTCCCTGAAGTCTTGGCAAAATAGAGCGGTTTGCCTTTCCATAGCACATCTTTTTCGCCTTCCACTACCCTATCGATATAAGGACGCAAGGCTTCATAATCGCGTATAGGCACGCGGGCAACAAAATCTTCATACGTTTGGATTTCCTCAAAATGATGGTCACGCCCAAAAGCCGTATTTTTGGCTTGTTCTATAAGCGACAGGAATACTTTTTGTTGTGTGTCTATTGGAGCTTTAACCCAGCGGTCTATCTTTTTTTTAACGATAGAGGCAAATATTTTGGATATATATGATTTAATCATAATGAAGTCTGTTTGACTCCGCAAAGATACTACTTTTTTTAATTTGGAATACGATAAGTATTAATTTTATAACAAAGCCATTCCTCTCTCCGCATCATTTTATGCTATTGAGAAGAATGGCAAAAAAGTTTTCTTGGATATTCACAAACTCCAAGAGTTATTTTTAGTAAGGTATATCGTCTTCGGTTGAAGCTGTTGAAGGTGCACCAAAAGCCTGCTCCGGATTGGCAGTAGGCACTGTTTCAAAAGCTACATTTTCATTCATCTTCGAAACAAATTCTTGTGTTCCCATAGGTAAATAGCTTCCACTGTCGTATTCCTCTAAGTTAGCAAACCTTCCCAAATGTCCTTCAAACTTCAATCGGATACTATCCAAACCTCCATTGCGGTGTTTAGCCACAATAAATTCAGCTTGTCCAGCGGTAGGTGTTCCTGATTCGTCGTCCCATTCTGTAATTTTATAGTATTCAGGACGGTAGATAAACGATACAATATCGGCGTCTTGCTCAATAGCTCCTGATTCACGTAAGTCGGATAACTGCGGACGCTTTTGCTGTCCAGGACGTGATTCCACATTACGCGAAAGCTGTGAAAGCGCTATTACGGGTATGTTCAACTCTTTTGCAAGAGCTTTTAAGTTACGAGAAATTGTAGAAATCTCTTGCTCGCGGTTACCCACTCCTTTGCTACCTCCTGCCGTCATCAACTGTAAGTAATCAATAATAATTAGCTGAATGCCGTGCTGTGTAGAGAGTCGGCGCGCTTTAGCTCGGAGGTCAAAAATTGATATAGAAGGCGTATCATCTATAAAAAGAGGAGCTTTTTCTAGGTCTTTCACCTTAGTATTTAGCACATACCACTCGTGCTCTTCCAACTTCCCTGTACGCAATTTCTCTGACGACAAACCTGTTTCTGAGGAAATCAAACGCGTAATAAGCTGTACCGACGACATTTCCAACGAGAAAAACGCTACGGGTATCCCCTGCCCTACTGCTATATTTCTTGCCATAGAAAGCGTGAGGGCTGTTTTCCCCATACCTGGGCGTGCCGCTACGATAATAAGGTCGCTCGCTTGCCAACCTGAGGTGAGTTGGTCAAGCTTGGTAAAGCCCGAAGGTACTCCACTAAACCCATCAGTTTTATTAGAGAGGTCTTGTATTTTCTTGAGTGCTTTTATCACCAAATCTCCCGCTGCTTCACTGGAACGTTTTAGGTTACCTTGTGTTACTTCATAGAGCTTCTGCTCAGCACTGTCCAACGAATCAAACACATCGCGAGTATCGTCGTAAGCGTCTTCTATAATTTCCGAAGAAATTTCAATGAGCTTGCGCTTGATGAACTTCTGTAAAATAATACGCGCGTGAAATTCTACGTTAGCAGATGATGATACTCGTTGGGTGAGATTAATAAGGTAAAACTCTCCTCCCACCGCCTCCAAATTGCCATTTTTGCGAAGTTGTTCTGCCACCGTAAGCAGGTCGATAGCTTCCGATTCGTTGAAAAGTTCAAAGATAGCTTGATAGATAAGTTGATGTTGCTTTTTATAAAAAACTTCAGGGTTGAGTATATCTATCACATCATCAACGCCTTTCTTGTCAATGAGCATAGCTCCCAAGATAGCTTCTTCAAGATTGAGGTCTTGTGGAGGGAGCTTTCCTCGCTCTAAACTCACTTGTGTTCGCGAGAATGGTTGTATTGCAGGAACAATTTCTGGTACTGATGTGTTTTCTGTTTCGTTCATACGGCAAAGATACGAAATAGTTTAATTTTGGGTAGATGATTTTACCCACAAACACTGTTAATAGTCTGTTGATAACTTCTGAAAAGTTTTCTTTACTCTTCTATTTAGCAACCGTTTACTATCTTCATTTTATAAAAAAAGCGCTTAAATAGCGCCTTTATAAGTTGTTGATATTATCATTTTCTTACTTCTCACTGAACACCCCCATCGCGAGGTACTTGTTCATTCGTTTTTCAACCAATTTATCGGTGGGAAGCTTCTTCAAATCCTTATAAGTGTCCAATATCACTTTGCGAACAGTAGCAAACATCATTTCGCGATCGCGATGTGCCCCCCCGAGTGGTTCTTTAATAATCTCATCTATCAGTTTTAACTTCTTCATATCAGGAGCGGTGAGTTTTAGTGCTTCAGCAGCTTCTTTTTTGTACTCCCAGCTACGCCATAATATAGAGGAACAAGACTCTGGCGATATTACCGAATACCAAGTATTTTCAAGCATATACACTTTATCACCTACACCGATACCTAGCGCTCCTCCCGAAGCTCCTTCGCCTATGATAAACACTATTACAGGCACTTTTAAACGTGACATCTCCAATATATTGCGAGCAATAGCTTCTCCTTGTCCGCGTTCTTCAGCTTCAATACCAGGGAAAGCTCCTGGCGTGTCTACAAAACTCACTATAGGAATGTTAAACTTTTCAGCTTGTTTCATCAATCGCAAGGCTTTGCGATACCCTTCGGGGTTTGCCATACCAAAATTGCGATATTGTCGCATCTTAGTATTTACTCCTTTTTGCTGACCAATAAACAAAAAACTCTGGTCATCTATCTTTCCAAAACCTCCTATCATCGCCTTATCGTCTTTCACTGTACGGTCGCCGTGAAGTTCCAAAAAAGTGTTTCCTGCAAGTGAGTTGATATAGTCAAGAGTATAAGGTCTCTCTAAGTGACGAGAGATTTGCACTCGTTGCCACGCCGTAAGATTACCATAAACTTCCTTCTTTACTTGGTTGAGTTTCTTTTCTATCTTCTTGCAAGCATCAGTCATATCCACATCACTTTCATTACCGATGACCTGACACTTTTCCATCTGTTCTTCAAGCTCTTTAATAGGTTGTTCAAAATCTAAATATTCCATAAACTAAGCGTTATTTGATTTTTTAGAATGCAAAGATATAAAATAATTTTGAATTACGAACTAATATTTTTTGTTTATAAGCTTACCTCCCTTTTTTTGTCCGGCAATTCTTCCAAGCAATTAAATGATTATCAACGTTTGTTCAATATAACTCCAACTAATTTGCTAATTTAATCTCCCGTCTCTTCTATCCCACCCATCTTACCTCGTCCCTCTCGTCCTCATTTGCCAATTTCCAAATTTACTAATTCTCTAATTTCCCAATCCGCCTATCCACTTTCCGTCATAACCCTAATACCTATGCCCTAAGCCCCCACACCTCCCCATTTACTAATTTTCTAATTTGCTAATTCTCTAATTTTTCTTCCCTTTTTCCGTCACCACATTCCCCCTTTTCCGTCATACTCCCCCCTAGTACCTATGACCTAAGGCCTATCACCTATTCCTTTTCTTTCGCCTCGAAACCCTGTTTTTAACATTTTTAGCGTTGTTATATCACATTATGATTCAACTACTTACATACCCTTTCTATACCAATCGTCCAAGATTCGTATAAGCTTCCTATAAGCTCTCTATAAGCTAACCCCACCCTTCTCACAGCCTTTTTGCACCAATTTTTCTCTCAACCCTATTCCGATTTTCTTCATTTTCTTCCGATACCTCCTTAGTACCTCTGTTTCCTCTCCAACCCTTCTCGAAAACTCAGAGTTTTTCGGAGTTTTTTCGACAATTCTCAAATGTATGACTCATCCGGTCTGTCTACAAGTTCGACCTGCCAAATAACTATTTTCATCTCTTCCTTTTACCAATTTGCTAATTTCTAAATTTACTAATCTACCAATTTTTGTTTAATTTCTAAGGCATAACCTCACTCCTTTAAATCGAAGTTACGTTGTCTTAAAAAATATTTTTCTTTTTTCTTTTCTATTAAAAAAAACTTCCGTACTTTTACCGAAATTTTTTAAACCAATACATTTTCGTTGCATAACGTAAGTATCATATATAAAATTACTAAAAATATAAAATTTAAAATTATGACAAAATTTAGAACAGAATCCGACCTTATCGGCGACTTGCAAGTGCCCGCCGATGCTTATTATGGCGTACAAACACAACGCGCCATCGAAAACTTCCGCATTACAGGAACTAAAATGGGTGATTACCCTGAGTTTGTAAAAGCTATTGGTTATGTAAAACTCGCCGCAGCTCAAACAAACCACGCTTTGGGATTACTCCCCGACGAACTACTCAAACCTATTTCTGAGGCTTGCAAAGAAGTAATCGAGGGGAAGTTTAACCATCAGTTCCTCGTAGATATGATTCAAGGAGGGGCTGGTACTTCGGTGAATATGAACGCTAATGAAGTAATAGCCAATCGCGCCTTGGAAATTATGGGGTATCCTCGCGGTGATTACCAACACTGCTCTCCTAACGACCACGTGAATCAATCACAGTCTACAAACGACGCTTACCCTACTACTGTAAAGTTAGCTGTTATCAAGATGAACGAAACGCTCATCAAGCGCCTATCATTGCTCATTGAGGCTTTTCGGAAGAAAGGTAAAGAGTTCGCCGATGTAATAAAAATGGGTCGTACCCAGTTGCAAGATGCCGTACCTATGACGCTTGGTCAAGAATTTGAAGCTTTTGCAGCCAACCTCGAAGAAGAAATCGCCCGCTTGCAAAGCAACGCCAAGCTCTTCTTGGAAATCAATATGGGAGGTACCGCCATTGGTACAGGACTCAATGCTCCTAAGGGATATGCCAAACTATGTGCCGAAAACTTGGCTAAACTCACAGGCGAAGCCTTCGTTACTGCTTCTAACTTGGTAGAAGCTACCCCTGATACCGGTTCATATGTAATTTATTCCTCTGCGTTAAAACGTATGGCTGTAAAACTCTCTAAGATTTGTAACGACTTGCGTTTGCTCTCTTCAGGACCTCGTGCAGGACTCAACGAAATCAACCTGCCTAAAATGCAACCTGGTTCGTCTATTATGCCCGGCAAAGTAAACCCTGTTATCCCCGAAGTAGTGAACCAAGTGTGCTTCAAAGTGATTGGTAATGACCTTACCGTTACCTTCGCCGCTGAGGCAGGTCAGTTGCAACTCAACGTAATGGAACCCGTGCTCTGCCAGTGCATTATCGAGTCTATCGTATTCTTAGAACGCGCTATCGACACCTTGCGCACCAAGTGTATCGAAGGTATTACCGCCAATCGCGAAGTATGCCTCAATATGGTAAAACACAGTATCGGTATCGTTACAGCGCTAAACCCACATATAGGGTATAAAAATAGCACCAAGATAGCCAAAGAAGCCCTTGAAACAGGTAAGTCAGTGTACAATTTAGTATTAGAACACGGCTTGCTTTCTAAGGATAAGCTAGATGAGATTTTAGACCCCAAGAATATGTTAGGCGTTTAATAATTTATAAATTTAGAGATTTCAATATTCAACAAGAAAAGGCGTAACCTTTTTTAATATCAACTTCCAGTTACGCCTTTTCTTATAAAAACCAACAAAAATGTTAAGAGATAATACTACCCGTGCTAAGAATGCCATAATAATGTTGTGGATATCCTTTGCTTTTTTATTCATATTTCTGATTTCAGATATTTTTGAACTATATATTATTAGAGAGTTCCTTGTAGGTGAAATAGATGACGAATTGTTTGCAAGAGCTGAACTGAGTGATACTTTCTCAGGTATAGTAGGTATTTTGTGGCTTGTGATATTCATTATAATGAGTATTCTTTTTTTGATGTGGTTCAGGCGCGCTTATTACAACTTGCACCAACTGAAAAATAACCTCTCATATACCGATGGTTGGGCAGTAGGGAGTTGGTTCATTCCTTTTGCTAACTGGGTACTCCCATATCGCATAATGAAAGAAATATACGATAGTACTCGCAATCTTTTCATACAAAGGGGAGACATACAACCCAAACTACCTACTAATTTTGTAACCATTTGGTGGACGATTTCAATTATTTCTTCTGTAGTAAATTACTTTGTTTTTAGAGCCTCTATGCTTGATGACCCTACTATCGAGATGTCATATACAACTTCAATTATAAATGTGATTGGTACCCTTTTGTTAATCATTTCCCTTTTTCTATGCATCAAAGTCGTAAAAGATTACGCCAAGGTAGAGCCCTTATTATCCAATCTTCAAAAAGACAAAACTAATACTAATAATTTATGAAACACTATTTTAGAACAGTAAGTACCCTGCTAAGTTTACTACTCTCTCCTTATTTATTAGCCCAGCACAAGCCTTTGGGTGGTTTTGCTTATGGCACTCTCTCAGCCCCTACGGGTAAAGAATGGGAGTCAGTAGAAGAACTCTCGCTTAACAAAGAGTACCCCCGTGCTTATTTCTTCTCGTTTAAAGACGAAAAGACGGCTACCCAAGTATTGCCTGAACATTCTCCCTATTGGAAATCTCTCAATGGACAATGGCAATTCCACTGGTGCAAAACTCCCGAAGAGCGTCCCAAAGACTTCTATAAACCCGATTTCGACGCTTCTGCTTGGGAGTTGATTCCTGTACCTTCTAACTGGAATATTCAAGGTATCCAAAAAAACGGTACGCTCAAATATGGAGTGCCTATCTATGTAAACCAACCCGTGATTTTCTATCACGAGCGCAAGGTAGACGATTGGCGTAAAGGAGTAATGCGCACTCCTCCTAAAACGTGGACAACCTATGAGTATCGCAATGAGGTAGGCTCTTATATTCGCGATTTTGAAGTACCTACCGATTGGGACGGTCGTGAAATCTTCATCGATTTCGATGGAGTAGACTCTTTCTTCTACCTTTGGATTAATGGGCAGTATGTAGGCTTTTCTAAAAACTCACGCAATGTGGCTTCTTTTGATATTACCAAATATCTACACAAAGGCAAGAATAAAGTAGCCGTAGAAGTATACCGCAATTCCGATGGTTCTTTTCTCGAATCACAAGATATGTTCCGCCTACCTGGTATATTCAGAACAGTAGCCTTGCGCAGTACTCCTAAGGTGCAAATCTTTAACCTCAACATTCTTACAGATACCCAAAACCTCACCGATTGGCAGTTAAAAGTCAATGCCGAAGTGCGTAACCTCAGCCCAAAAGCAGTCAAAGATTATCAAGTGCGCTATAACGTATACGAAGTCTCATTGTATAAAGACGACGTTACCTCTACTGCTACCAAAGGAAGTATTCCCCTAAAAGCGGTAGCTCCTAACACTATCGATAAAGTGAGCGGTACAATAACCGTAAAGAATCCTAAACTATGGTCGGCTGAGGAGTCTCATCGTTATGTGCTCGTAGCTCAACTTTTGGATAAAAAAGGGAAGGTGGTAGAAACAGTATCGTCTTACTTTGGCTTTAGAAAAGTTGAAATCAAAGATACTAAGGCTGAAGACGATGCTTTCGGAAAGGCAGGAAGGTATTATTATCTCAATGGTAAAACTATCAAATTTAAAGGCGTAAACCGTCACGAAAGTCACCCCGCACAAGGACACGTGCTCACACATCAACAAATGGAAGAAGAGGTGATGATGATGAAGCGAGCCAATATCAACCACGTGCGCAACTCTCACTATCCACCCGACCCTTATTGGTTTTACCTCTGCGATAAGTATGGTATTTATTTAGAAAACGAAGCTAATATAGAGTCTCACGAGTATTACTACGGCAAAGAATCACTTTCTCACCCTAAAGAATGGGAAAAGGCACATACAGCCCGCGTAACCGAAATGGTAGAGGCTACCTATAATTCGCCTGCCATTGTGATATGGTCACTTGGTAATGAAGCAGGCCCTGGTCAGAACTTTGTAACGGCTTATAATCACCTCAAAACACTCGATACTTCTCGCCCTGTACAATACGAGCGCAATAACGACATCGTAGATATGGGCTCTAACCAATACCCTTCCGTAGCGTGGGTACAGGGTGCTGCTACAGGTAAGTACGACATCAAATATCCGTTTCACATCTCGGAATACGCACATTCTATGGGTAATGCGGTAGGGAATCTCGCCGATTATTGGGAGGCTATCGAAAGCTCCAACTTTCTATGCGGAGGTGCTATCTGGGATTGGGTAGACCAAGCGATGTACAACTATACCAAAGACGGCATTCGTTATCAAGCCTATGGAGGTGATTTTGGCGATTTCCCTAACGATGGTCAGTTTGTGATGAACGGCATTATCTTTGCCGATAGAACAGTAAAACCACAGTACTACGAAGTGCAGAAAGTGTATCAGAATATAGGCGTGAAAAAACTTAATAGTTTTACTTTTGAAATTTTCAATAAAGGCTATTTTACCGATCTTTCAAACTATGAGGGTATATGGAAACTCTATAAGAACGGTGTGCTTGTAGAAGAGCGTCCTTTTGAAGTGCCTTCTGTGATGCCACAGCAAAAATCAAGTGTGACCATTACCTCTGTAACCTTAGATAGCAATGAAGAATATTACAGTATTGTAGAATTCCGCCTTAAAGCAGATACTCCTTGGGCTAAAAAAGGATTTGTGCAAGCTCGCGAACAATTCTTAGTGCAACCTGCTACCCAAAAGCCTTCTCTTTCTTCTGTAGCCAAAGGAGAAAAACTCACCCTTAGCAAAGACAAAAAGACCATTACCGGAAAAGACTTTTCAGTAACTTTTGATTTCGATAAAGGTACGATAGGCACACTCCGCTATGGTGAGCATACTATTATTGCCAACAGCGACCTAAGTCTCAACGCTTTCCGCGCCTTCACCAATAACGACAACTGGATATACGAACAATGGTTCGAAAAAGGATTGCATAACCTGCATCATAAAGCCATTGCTTCCTCTGTAAAACCTAATAAAGAAGGTGGTTATACATTCTTTTTCACGGTGGAATCACAAGCGCCTAATGCAGCTAAAATAACAGGGGGTGCGAGCTCAGGGCGCAATAAGATAGAGGAACTTACTCACCAGAAGTTTGGTGCAAACGACTTCAAGTTCACTACCAACCAAATTTTCACCGTCTATCCCGATGGCTCTATCGAACTACAAGCCAGCGTGGTGTCTAACGATGCCTCTTTGGTATTGCCAGAATTGGGCTATTTACTCAAACTGCCTAAGCAATACGAAAATTTCACCTATTACGGTCGCGGTAAACAAGATAATTATCCCGACCGCAAATCGGGGGCTTTTGTAGGTCTCTACAGCGGTAAGGTAGCCGATGAATTTGTGCCTTTCCCTAAACCACAAGATATGGGGCAACACCAAGAAACCCGCTGGGCAGCTCTTACCAATGCTCAGGGCGCCGGCGCAGTGTTTGTGGGGGCTGAACCGCTATCGGTAGCAGCTTTACCTTATAAAGCTATCGATATGACTTTGGCAGGACACCCCTACCAATTACCAGAATCTGATGGCGTGTACTTGCAACTGAACATAGGCAACACAGGTTTGGGTGGACATAGTTGCGGTCCTCGTCCGTTGTTGCGTGACCGTTTGTTAGCAACCCCTCATAATTTCGGTTTCATCATTCGTCCAGCCAAAGAAGATTTGCAAACCATAACCAATGTAAGTGCAAGCGGTGAGCAACCTCTTTC is from Capnocytophaga ochracea DSM 7271 and encodes:
- a CDS encoding GH3 auxin-responsive promoter family protein, yielding MIKSYISKIFASIVKKKIDRWVKAPIDTQQKVFLSLIEQAKNTAFGRDHHFEEIQTYEDFVARVPIRDYEALRPYIDRVVEGEKDVLWKGKPLYFAKTSGTTSGAKYIPITKDSMPFHIQAARDAILCYIHETKKADFVEGKMIFLQGSPILGEKNGIKTGRLSGIVAHYVPAYLQRNRMPSYKTNCIEDWETKVEAIVTETFSENMTLISGIPSWVLMYFERLYTRSGIKVGKLFPNFNLFIYGGVNYEPYRQQFEHLIGRKVDSIELYPASEGFFAYQDSQTEKGMLLLLNSGIFYEFVEADTFFSDAPKRVALQDVQLGVNYVLIISTNAGLWGYNIGDTVQFTSLAPYRIVVTGRIKHFISAFGEHVIGKEVEEAMREGLEATGARITEFTVAPQVNPVGGELPYHEWFVEFEQKPTDMKRFAQVIDEALQKQNMYYYDLIQGKVLQPLKITEVPESGFASYMKSQGKLGGQNKIQRLANDRSLVERLVKS
- a CDS encoding acetyl-CoA carboxylase carboxyltransferase subunit alpha; translated protein: MEYLDFEQPIKELEEQMEKCQVIGNESDVDMTDACKKIEKKLNQVKKEVYGNLTAWQRVQISRHLERPYTLDYINSLAGNTFLELHGDRTVKDDKAMIGGFGKIDDQSFLFIGQQKGVNTKMRQYRNFGMANPEGYRKALRLMKQAEKFNIPIVSFVDTPGAFPGIEAEERGQGEAIARNILEMSRLKVPVIVFIIGEGASGGALGIGVGDKVYMLENTWYSVISPESCSSILWRSWEYKKEAAEALKLTAPDMKKLKLIDEIIKEPLGGAHRDREMMFATVRKVILDTYKDLKKLPTDKLVEKRMNKYLAMGVFSEK
- the dnaB gene encoding replicative DNA helicase, with translation MNETENTSVPEIVPAIQPFSRTQVSLERGKLPPQDLNLEEAILGAMLIDKKGVDDVIDILNPEVFYKKQHQLIYQAIFELFNESEAIDLLTVAEQLRKNGNLEAVGGEFYLINLTQRVSSSANVEFHARIILQKFIKRKLIEISSEIIEDAYDDTRDVFDSLDSAEQKLYEVTQGNLKRSSEAAGDLVIKALKKIQDLSNKTDGFSGVPSGFTKLDQLTSGWQASDLIIVAARPGMGKTALTLSMARNIAVGQGIPVAFFSLEMSSVQLITRLISSETGLSSEKLRTGKLEEHEWYVLNTKVKDLEKAPLFIDDTPSISIFDLRAKARRLSTQHGIQLIIIDYLQLMTAGGSKGVGNREQEISTISRNLKALAKELNIPVIALSQLSRNVESRPGQQKRPQLSDLRESGAIEQDADIVSFIYRPEYYKITEWDDESGTPTAGQAEFIVAKHRNGGLDSIRLKFEGHLGRFANLEEYDSGSYLPMGTQEFVSKMNENVAFETVPTANPEQAFGAPSTASTEDDIPY
- a CDS encoding glycoside hydrolase family 2 TIM barrel-domain containing protein codes for the protein MKHYFRTVSTLLSLLLSPYLLAQHKPLGGFAYGTLSAPTGKEWESVEELSLNKEYPRAYFFSFKDEKTATQVLPEHSPYWKSLNGQWQFHWCKTPEERPKDFYKPDFDASAWELIPVPSNWNIQGIQKNGTLKYGVPIYVNQPVIFYHERKVDDWRKGVMRTPPKTWTTYEYRNEVGSYIRDFEVPTDWDGREIFIDFDGVDSFFYLWINGQYVGFSKNSRNVASFDITKYLHKGKNKVAVEVYRNSDGSFLESQDMFRLPGIFRTVALRSTPKVQIFNLNILTDTQNLTDWQLKVNAEVRNLSPKAVKDYQVRYNVYEVSLYKDDVTSTATKGSIPLKAVAPNTIDKVSGTITVKNPKLWSAEESHRYVLVAQLLDKKGKVVETVSSYFGFRKVEIKDTKAEDDAFGKAGRYYYLNGKTIKFKGVNRHESHPAQGHVLTHQQMEEEVMMMKRANINHVRNSHYPPDPYWFYLCDKYGIYLENEANIESHEYYYGKESLSHPKEWEKAHTARVTEMVEATYNSPAIVIWSLGNEAGPGQNFVTAYNHLKTLDTSRPVQYERNNDIVDMGSNQYPSVAWVQGAATGKYDIKYPFHISEYAHSMGNAVGNLADYWEAIESSNFLCGGAIWDWVDQAMYNYTKDGIRYQAYGGDFGDFPNDGQFVMNGIIFADRTVKPQYYEVQKVYQNIGVKKLNSFTFEIFNKGYFTDLSNYEGIWKLYKNGVLVEERPFEVPSVMPQQKSSVTITSVTLDSNEEYYSIVEFRLKADTPWAKKGFVQAREQFLVQPATQKPSLSSVAKGEKLTLSKDKKTITGKDFSVTFDFDKGTIGTLRYGEHTIIANSDLSLNAFRAFTNNDNWIYEQWFEKGLHNLHHKAIASSVKPNKEGGYTFFFTVESQAPNAAKITGGASSGRNKIEELTHQKFGANDFKFTTNQIFTVYPDGSIELQASVVSNDASLVLPELGYLLKLPKQYENFTYYGRGKQDNYPDRKSGAFVGLYSGKVADEFVPFPKPQDMGQHQETRWAALTNAQGAGAVFVGAEPLSVAALPYKAIDMTLAGHPYQLPESDGVYLQLNIGNTGLGGHSCGPRPLLRDRLLATPHNFGFIIRPAKEDLQTITNVSASGEQPLSITRSKVGKVSISTANALATIYYSINNSKAQKYTLPFDLPNGGIVKAWFAGNETQKYTLTFGKAESTAMEVIFASSEEAGVGDAKHLVDGDPNTIWHSAYSVTVAKHPHWVDFDMGKVVNVKGFSFTQRTDSWSGKVKDYQIQLSNDGKNWGEPVKVGAFKDVSSAQQVLLDKVTKARYVRFTALSDFYGEDFATGAEFMVILE
- a CDS encoding DUF4328 domain-containing protein → MLRDNTTRAKNAIIMLWISFAFLFIFLISDIFELYIIREFLVGEIDDELFARAELSDTFSGIVGILWLVIFIIMSILFLMWFRRAYYNLHQLKNNLSYTDGWAVGSWFIPFANWVLPYRIMKEIYDSTRNLFIQRGDIQPKLPTNFVTIWWTISIISSVVNYFVFRASMLDDPTIEMSYTTSIINVIGTLLLIISLFLCIKVVKDYAKVEPLLSNLQKDKTNTNNL
- the aspA gene encoding aspartate ammonia-lyase gives rise to the protein MTKFRTESDLIGDLQVPADAYYGVQTQRAIENFRITGTKMGDYPEFVKAIGYVKLAAAQTNHALGLLPDELLKPISEACKEVIEGKFNHQFLVDMIQGGAGTSVNMNANEVIANRALEIMGYPRGDYQHCSPNDHVNQSQSTNDAYPTTVKLAVIKMNETLIKRLSLLIEAFRKKGKEFADVIKMGRTQLQDAVPMTLGQEFEAFAANLEEEIARLQSNAKLFLEINMGGTAIGTGLNAPKGYAKLCAENLAKLTGEAFVTASNLVEATPDTGSYVIYSSALKRMAVKLSKICNDLRLLSSGPRAGLNEINLPKMQPGSSIMPGKVNPVIPEVVNQVCFKVIGNDLTVTFAAEAGQLQLNVMEPVLCQCIIESIVFLERAIDTLRTKCIEGITANREVCLNMVKHSIGIVTALNPHIGYKNSTKIAKEALETGKSVYNLVLEHGLLSKDKLDEILDPKNMLGV